One region of Marivirga arenosa genomic DNA includes:
- the bioA gene encoding adenosylmethionine--8-amino-7-oxononanoate transaminase, with protein sequence MNWLERDQNSIWHPFTQLLNGFEHIMVEKAEGMYLHTPDGRKIMDAISSWWVNLHGHSHPKIAEAVAKQASNLEHVIFAGFTHSPAIELAEKLLSILPKNQSKIFYSDNGSTANEVALKMAFQYWYNKGEKKRKKVIAFEGAYHGDTFGAMSVGDRGPFSAPFSPYLFEVEFLPMPTEENHTELLNKFEKILHLGEVAAFIFEPLVLGSAGMKMYDASFLDQLIEMAQKVDVICIADEVFTGFGRTGKNFASDYLNHKPDILCLSKGLTGGTMALGVTSCTEAIMEAYKSTDIMKTFFHGHSFTANPIACAASIASFDLLVNEDTQSKIQEIGEWQTEFYHKISQHPKVQNARVLGTIFAMELKTESDTSYVNEVRHKLYPFFLERDILLRPLGNVLYILPPYIIKKEEIEKVYNAVEEMLETL encoded by the coding sequence ATGAATTGGTTAGAGAGAGATCAAAATAGTATCTGGCATCCATTTACACAGCTTTTAAATGGCTTTGAACATATAATGGTAGAGAAGGCAGAGGGAATGTATTTGCATACTCCAGACGGCCGGAAAATAATGGATGCTATTTCTAGTTGGTGGGTTAATTTGCATGGACATAGCCATCCTAAAATAGCCGAAGCAGTGGCTAAACAGGCTAGTAACTTAGAGCATGTTATTTTCGCGGGTTTCACGCATAGCCCGGCCATAGAACTGGCTGAAAAATTATTATCTATTTTACCCAAAAACCAATCTAAGATATTCTATTCTGATAACGGAAGTACTGCCAATGAGGTAGCCTTGAAAATGGCTTTTCAATATTGGTATAATAAAGGTGAAAAGAAACGTAAAAAAGTAATTGCATTTGAGGGTGCTTATCATGGTGATACATTTGGCGCCATGTCAGTAGGAGATAGAGGGCCTTTTTCAGCTCCTTTTTCACCTTATTTATTTGAAGTGGAGTTCTTACCTATGCCTACTGAAGAAAATCATACAGAGCTGCTTAATAAGTTTGAAAAAATATTGCATTTAGGAGAAGTAGCAGCATTCATTTTTGAGCCATTGGTTTTGGGATCAGCAGGAATGAAAATGTATGATGCTTCATTTTTAGATCAACTGATAGAAATGGCACAAAAAGTAGATGTCATTTGTATTGCAGATGAGGTTTTTACTGGTTTTGGTAGAACAGGTAAAAACTTCGCATCTGATTACTTAAATCATAAACCTGATATTCTTTGCTTGTCAAAAGGTTTAACAGGTGGCACCATGGCATTAGGGGTAACTTCATGTACTGAAGCAATAATGGAAGCTTATAAGAGCACAGATATCATGAAAACATTTTTTCATGGACACAGCTTTACTGCAAATCCTATTGCATGTGCTGCTTCTATTGCGAGTTTTGATTTGTTAGTGAATGAAGATACTCAAAGCAAAATTCAAGAAATAGGGGAGTGGCAGACTGAATTTTACCATAAGATTTCTCAGCATCCTAAAGTTCAGAATGCGCGAGTATTGGGGACGATCTTTGCAATGGAGTTAAAGACAGAGTCAGATACATCCTATGTGAATGAGGTGCGTCATAAGCTTTATCCATTTTTTTTAGAAAGAGATATATTATTGAGACCCCTAGGGAATGTATTATACATTTTACCACCTTACATAATCAAAAAAGAAGAAATTGAAAAGGTTTATAATGCTGTAGAGGAAATGTTAGAAACCTTATAA
- the gap gene encoding type I glyceraldehyde-3-phosphate dehydrogenase → MSNVKVGINGFGRIGRLTFRALLQKNNVEVVAINDLTDTKTLAHLLKYDSVHGKFPGEVSYDANSLIVNGKSIQVSAERDPANLPWGKVGVEIVLESTGLFVDEENASKHLKAGAKKVVISAPAKGNIPTVVLGVNDDTMTGDETIMSNASCTTNCLAPMAKVLDDTFGIEKGYITTVHAYTADQRLQDAPHKDLRRARAAAYSIVPTSTGAAKAVGLVLPHLQGKLDGIAMRVPIPDGSLTDFTLELKKEATAEEVNAAMKSAAEGSMKGVLEYTEDPIVSIDIVGNPHSCIFDSALTSVSGKLAKVVGWYDNEAGYSNRAADLIERISK, encoded by the coding sequence ATGTCAAACGTAAAAGTTGGAATTAACGGTTTTGGGCGTATTGGAAGATTAACTTTCAGAGCTCTACTGCAAAAAAATAATGTTGAAGTAGTAGCGATCAACGATCTTACAGATACTAAAACTTTAGCTCATTTATTGAAATATGATTCTGTTCATGGAAAATTCCCTGGTGAAGTTTCTTATGATGCCAACTCATTAATCGTAAATGGTAAATCTATCCAAGTTTCTGCAGAGAGAGATCCTGCTAATCTTCCTTGGGGAAAAGTTGGTGTTGAGATTGTATTAGAGTCTACTGGTCTTTTCGTAGATGAAGAAAATGCAAGCAAGCACTTAAAAGCAGGAGCTAAAAAAGTAGTGATTTCTGCTCCAGCGAAAGGTAATATCCCAACTGTTGTATTAGGAGTTAATGATGATACCATGACAGGAGATGAAACTATCATGTCAAATGCATCATGTACTACTAACTGTTTGGCTCCAATGGCTAAAGTATTAGATGATACTTTTGGTATTGAAAAAGGATACATTACTACTGTTCACGCTTACACAGCTGATCAAAGATTGCAAGATGCTCCTCATAAAGATTTAAGAAGAGCTAGAGCTGCAGCTTATTCGATTGTTCCTACTTCTACAGGTGCTGCAAAGGCGGTAGGTTTAGTTTTGCCTCACTTACAAGGTAAATTAGACGGTATTGCAATGAGAGTTCCAATTCCTGATGGTTCATTAACTGACTTCACTTTAGAATTGAAGAAAGAAGCTACTGCTGAAGAAGTTAATGCAGCTATGAAAAGTGCTGCTGAAGGTAGTATGAAAGGGGTTTTAGAATATACAGAGGATCCAATTGTATCAATTGATATTGTGGGTAATCCTCATTCATGTATCTTCGATTCAGCTTTAACTTCTGTTTCTGGTAAATTAGCAAAAGTTGTTGGATGGTATGATAATGAAGCGGGTTACTCTAACAGAGCAGCTGACTTGATCGAGAGAATTTCAAAGTAA
- a CDS encoding porin family protein, with amino-acid sequence MKKILLLFALFFTGITVSNAQIFTIGPKVGLSNTTLSIEKNVDDYTAGEARYSYHAGVFARIKITGFYIQPEIYFNSVRGEYRQPFLPVGEGINFNQNKIDMPVLFGWKFGPVRINAGPVASFNLDDLEDFEDAAVEDYKSAVFAYQAGVGLDISKLIVDLRYEGNLSNQATLGADGNVKVNQIMLSVGYKLL; translated from the coding sequence ATGAAAAAGATTTTACTTTTATTCGCTCTATTTTTTACTGGAATTACAGTATCAAATGCACAAATTTTTACAATAGGTCCTAAAGTTGGATTAAGTAACACGACCCTGAGTATTGAAAAAAATGTAGATGATTATACAGCAGGAGAAGCAAGATACAGTTATCACGCTGGTGTTTTTGCTAGAATTAAAATTACAGGCTTTTACATCCAACCAGAAATTTATTTTAATTCAGTTCGTGGTGAATATCGTCAACCATTTCTCCCGGTAGGAGAAGGAATAAATTTCAACCAAAACAAAATAGATATGCCTGTTTTATTTGGTTGGAAATTTGGACCCGTGAGAATTAATGCTGGTCCAGTTGCAAGTTTTAATCTCGATGATTTGGAAGATTTTGAAGACGCAGCTGTAGAAGATTATAAATCAGCGGTATTTGCCTATCAAGCAGGGGTCGGTCTAGATATTTCAAAACTTATTGTTGATCTAAGATATGAAGGTAACTTATCTAATCAAGCCACACTAGGTGCTGATGGTAATGTGAAAGTAAATCAAATTATGCTGAGTGTAGGGTATAAATTATTGTAG
- the smc gene encoding chromosome segregation protein SMC: MQLTKLEIKGFKSFGDRMVINFDKGITGIVGPNGCGKSNVVDAIRWVLGEQKSRMLRSDKMENVIFNGTKKRKQSNLAEVSLTFSNTKNLLPTEYSNVTITRRYYRTGESEYLLNGVSCRLKDITNLFMDTGISSNSYAIIELKMVDNILTDQDNSRRGLFEEAAGISKFKIRKKETLKKLNDTDADLERVEDLLFEIEKNLKSLEKQAKQAEKYYQYKADYKEKSILLAKKTVADKRDVFLNLTKQLEAENDKKLSFNRQLAEQEATLEKGKSELLQKEKLLASRQKALNEHVNKIRQYESEKKIKNERLRFLQDKSDSLKHQIEQDKQSNERAAFSIKSLEQEKTSAEKIFFETEQRVEVLKAEYEEQKNKTSAIREEVNTLNQQQKTLQNEVYQLNKSLEIKEIQLSSVKQELEKSSTDTTEQSASLEEFDAKLEELSKLLKEKNEYLSNLKNKENHLNQQIEDHKNTIELIREELTQSSRKLDARENEYNLTKSLVDNLEGFPEAIKFLKKSSKWGKNAPLLSDVLTCSEDYRITIENFLEPYMNYYIVETEAQAFEAVNLLSDASKGKAHFFILDNFEKFKPSDTKLYDQAVAATEIVEYDAKYKKLIRFILDNVYVVNGDYQAIPDDKESIFITQSGKVTKRKFSMSGGSVGLFEGKRIGRAKNLEKLQVEIKDLNKKISQIKESLESRQNDLDNLKDHTYRENIEVLQTEINEVNSEYVSVRTKQEQFAQMLNNAANKREGMEQQRETLIEEIDQIKPEASEKSEKLKEIEERLSIISEDLGVQDEILSQKSSAFNQENIEFHQQQNRVQSLEQEIGYKNTAFDSSKERLEKNQAELKENEEAIKGLIDTAETNDDELLGMYEEKEQIELAVNEIEKEYYNARGQIDEIEKQSRNIQRNKEQVDEFVMQLQNNLNETKLDLSSIKERLSVEFDIDLDKMMASEEDEEEQNSDESVEDLRAAVNKLKERMDRIGPINPMAMEAYEEIKERNDFILSQREDLRNAKDSLLNTITEIDEVARTNFIEAYEKIKENFQKVFRTLFTHEDECDLQLSDPDNPLESKIEIMAKPKGKRPLTINQLSGGEKTLTATSLLFAIYLLKPAPFCIFDEVDAPLDDANIDKFNNIIREFSKESQFIIVTHNKRTMSSTDVIYGVTMVELGISRVVPVDLRELEDSLEE, encoded by the coding sequence ATGCAGCTAACCAAACTTGAAATAAAAGGATTTAAGAGTTTTGGTGACCGTATGGTCATTAATTTTGATAAAGGAATTACCGGAATTGTAGGTCCTAACGGATGTGGTAAATCCAATGTAGTTGATGCAATTAGATGGGTACTTGGTGAGCAAAAATCACGTATGTTACGATCCGATAAAATGGAAAACGTGATTTTTAACGGTACCAAAAAACGTAAGCAAAGTAACTTAGCTGAAGTTTCTCTCACTTTTAGCAATACAAAAAACCTTTTACCTACAGAATATTCGAATGTAACCATCACCAGAAGATATTATAGAACTGGTGAAAGTGAATATCTTTTAAATGGGGTTAGTTGTAGGCTTAAAGATATTACGAACCTATTTATGGATACCGGAATTAGTTCAAATAGCTATGCTATAATTGAGTTAAAAATGGTTGATAACATACTGACTGATCAAGATAATTCAAGAAGAGGCTTATTTGAAGAAGCAGCAGGTATTAGCAAATTCAAAATAAGAAAGAAAGAAACGCTTAAGAAGCTAAATGATACGGATGCAGATTTAGAAAGGGTTGAAGATTTATTATTCGAAATCGAGAAGAATCTAAAATCACTAGAAAAACAGGCCAAACAAGCTGAAAAATATTATCAATATAAAGCTGATTATAAAGAAAAAAGTATCCTATTAGCGAAAAAAACGGTTGCTGACAAGCGAGATGTATTCTTAAATCTTACTAAACAGCTTGAAGCTGAGAATGATAAAAAATTAAGCTTCAATAGGCAATTAGCTGAACAGGAAGCAACATTAGAAAAAGGTAAATCAGAATTATTACAGAAAGAAAAATTATTAGCCAGCAGACAAAAGGCCTTAAATGAGCACGTGAATAAAATCCGTCAGTACGAAAGTGAAAAGAAAATCAAAAATGAAAGACTTCGCTTTCTTCAGGATAAAAGTGACAGCTTAAAACATCAAATTGAGCAAGATAAACAAAGTAATGAACGTGCTGCATTCAGTATTAAAAGTTTAGAACAAGAAAAAACATCCGCTGAAAAAATATTCTTTGAAACTGAGCAAAGAGTAGAAGTTTTAAAGGCAGAATATGAAGAGCAGAAAAATAAAACTTCTGCTATCAGGGAAGAAGTAAACACGCTTAATCAACAACAAAAAACCTTACAAAACGAGGTTTATCAACTAAACAAATCTTTAGAGATAAAGGAGATTCAGCTTTCTTCAGTTAAGCAAGAATTAGAAAAAAGTAGTACAGATACTACAGAACAATCTGCAAGTTTAGAAGAATTTGATGCTAAGCTTGAAGAGCTTTCTAAATTATTGAAAGAGAAAAATGAATATCTAAGTAATCTCAAAAACAAGGAAAATCACCTTAATCAGCAGATTGAGGATCATAAAAACACAATCGAACTAATCCGTGAAGAATTAACACAATCATCGCGTAAGCTCGATGCCAGAGAAAACGAATACAATCTAACCAAGTCCTTGGTTGATAATTTAGAAGGATTTCCAGAGGCTATAAAATTCCTTAAGAAAAGTTCTAAGTGGGGAAAAAATGCTCCTCTCCTATCAGATGTTCTTACTTGTTCTGAAGACTATAGAATTACGATTGAAAATTTCTTAGAGCCTTATATGAACTACTATATAGTGGAAACTGAGGCTCAAGCATTCGAGGCGGTAAATCTACTAAGTGATGCTAGTAAGGGAAAAGCGCATTTCTTTATACTGGACAATTTTGAAAAGTTTAAACCTTCTGACACCAAACTTTATGACCAGGCTGTAGCCGCTACCGAAATTGTAGAGTATGATGCAAAATACAAAAAGCTAATTCGCTTTATCCTTGACAATGTATATGTAGTAAATGGAGATTATCAAGCCATCCCTGATGACAAAGAGAGTATTTTCATAACCCAAAGCGGTAAGGTAACCAAAAGAAAATTCAGCATGTCAGGAGGTTCAGTTGGCTTATTTGAAGGTAAAAGAATTGGTAGAGCTAAAAATCTGGAGAAGCTACAAGTTGAAATCAAAGATCTTAATAAAAAGATTAGCCAGATAAAAGAAAGCCTAGAAAGTAGACAAAATGATCTAGATAATTTAAAAGATCACACTTACAGAGAAAACATTGAAGTACTTCAAACTGAGATTAATGAGGTGAATTCTGAATATGTTTCTGTGAGAACTAAACAGGAACAATTTGCTCAAATGCTAAATAATGCTGCCAATAAGAGGGAAGGCATGGAGCAACAAAGAGAAACATTAATTGAAGAAATTGATCAAATTAAACCAGAAGCTAGCGAGAAATCAGAAAAACTTAAAGAGATTGAAGAGCGATTAAGCATAATAAGTGAAGATCTTGGAGTTCAAGATGAAATACTAAGCCAAAAATCTTCCGCTTTTAATCAAGAAAATATTGAATTTCACCAGCAGCAAAACAGAGTTCAAAGCTTAGAACAAGAAATCGGTTATAAGAACACCGCTTTCGATAGTAGTAAAGAAAGGCTTGAAAAAAATCAGGCTGAATTAAAAGAAAATGAAGAGGCCATTAAAGGGCTTATTGACACTGCTGAAACGAATGATGATGAGTTACTCGGCATGTATGAGGAAAAAGAACAAATTGAGCTGGCGGTAAATGAAATAGAAAAGGAATATTATAATGCTCGAGGTCAAATAGATGAGATAGAAAAGCAAAGCCGTAATATTCAAAGAAATAAGGAACAGGTTGATGAATTTGTAATGCAATTACAAAACAACCTAAATGAAACTAAATTAGATCTTAGTAGCATCAAAGAAAGGCTTTCAGTTGAGTTCGATATCGATTTGGATAAAATGATGGCTTCAGAAGAGGATGAAGAAGAACAGAATTCTGATGAGTCTGTAGAAGATTTGAGAGCCGCTGTCAATAAACTGAAAGAGAGAATGGACCGTATTGGTCCAATCAACCCTATGGCCATGGAAGCTTATGAAGAAATCAAAGAACGTAATGATTTCATTCTAAGCCAAAGAGAGGATCTACGAAATGCGAAGGATTCTTTATTAAACACTATCACTGAAATTGATGAAGTCGCTAGAACAAACTTTATTGAGGCCTATGAAAAGATAAAAGAAAACTTCCAAAAAGTATTTAGAACCTTATTCACACATGAGGATGAATGCGATCTTCAATTGTCTGATCCTGACAATCCATTAGAATCTAAAATTGAGATTATGGCAAAGCCTAAGGGTAAAAGACCCTTAACCATAAATCAGCTTTCAGGGGGCGAGAAGACTTTAACTGCAACATCTTTACTATTTGCCATCTACTTATTGAAACCTGCTCCATTCTGTATTTTTGATGAGGTAGATGCTCCTTTAGATGATGCAAATATTGACAAGTTCAATAATATCATCAGAGAGTTCTCAAAAGAATCTCAGTTCATTATTGTAACCCATAATAAAAGAACGATGTCTAGCACAGACGTTATTTATGGAGTTACTATGGTTGAATTGGGTATTTCAAGAGTAGTTCCTGTTGATTTAAGGGAATTAGAAGATTCATTGGAAGAATAA
- the bioD gene encoding dethiobiotin synthase, with product MNYFITAIGTDSGKTLFSTILCEALEADYWKPIQAGFPRDTDFVAAHLSNLVTDLIPEKYVLNTPASPHYAAEIDNVELRAEDFDLPKTNNPNLVVEGAGGALVPINNSEFVIDLPKQWDMPVILVANLYLGSINHTLLTVSELKRRNIKVKGIVFNGPSNPSSERIILHHSGYQCLLRIKQEKEINKEVVRKYASELKNNL from the coding sequence ATGAACTATTTTATTACCGCCATTGGAACTGACAGTGGTAAAACATTATTTAGCACCATTCTTTGTGAAGCACTGGAAGCAGATTATTGGAAGCCAATTCAAGCGGGTTTTCCTAGGGATACTGATTTTGTGGCAGCTCACTTATCAAATTTAGTTACAGATTTAATTCCTGAAAAATATGTATTGAATACTCCAGCCTCACCACACTATGCAGCAGAAATAGATAATGTAGAATTAAGAGCTGAAGATTTTGATCTACCCAAAACGAACAATCCGAATTTAGTGGTAGAGGGAGCCGGAGGTGCACTGGTACCGATCAATAATTCTGAGTTTGTAATTGACTTACCCAAGCAATGGGATATGCCTGTGATTTTAGTGGCTAATTTATATTTAGGAAGTATAAATCATACCTTGCTCACTGTAAGCGAACTAAAAAGACGAAATATTAAAGTAAAAGGTATCGTATTTAATGGCCCTTCTAATCCTTCAAGTGAAAGAATTATTTTGCATCATAGCGGGTATCAATGTCTTTTAAGGATTAAACAAGAGAAAGAAATAAATAAGGAGGTAGTAAGAAAGTATGCAAGTGAATTAAAAAACAATTTATGA
- a CDS encoding aminotransferase class I/II-fold pyridoxal phosphate-dependent enzyme — MKVEDVLESQLQKRKQNGSFRTLKIADPKQIDFSSNDYLGLAQVSEIHQPIEEFVENGASGSRLLNGNKQYHEDLESFLAEFFKGESSLIFNSGYVANLGVLSSIPQKGDVVLIDELSHVCIKEGVRLSRAQHFSFKHNDLSDLEQKLNKFHKQGGNIFIVVESVYSMDGDESPLLEIVELANRYDAYIIVDEAHSTALHGDSGFGYCCQLGIQDKIFARIYTFGKAVGAHGAAVVGSKILREYLINYSRQFIYTTALPYSNVKTIEAALNYRQNHPELWDKLQKNISLYHEILNQDISKLNSNHPIQGVIFKNNNDAIQFSNYLNENGFNVRPILSPTVVKGKERVRICLHAFNSEDEVRNLCHHINQYFK, encoded by the coding sequence ATGAAGGTAGAGGATGTTTTAGAGAGCCAATTGCAAAAAAGAAAGCAAAATGGGAGTTTTAGAACCTTGAAAATTGCTGATCCCAAACAAATAGATTTTAGTTCGAATGATTATCTAGGCTTAGCTCAGGTTTCAGAAATACATCAACCTATAGAAGAGTTTGTAGAAAATGGAGCTTCAGGTTCAAGACTATTAAATGGCAATAAGCAATATCACGAGGATTTAGAATCTTTTTTAGCTGAATTTTTCAAAGGTGAATCATCATTAATTTTTAATTCTGGATATGTAGCTAATCTTGGCGTATTATCTTCAATTCCGCAAAAAGGGGATGTAGTACTGATAGATGAGTTATCACATGTTTGCATTAAGGAGGGAGTGAGATTAAGTAGAGCTCAGCATTTCAGCTTTAAGCATAATGATTTAAGTGATCTAGAACAGAAACTCAATAAATTCCATAAGCAAGGGGGGAATATATTTATTGTAGTTGAATCAGTTTATTCAATGGATGGAGATGAATCCCCATTGTTAGAAATAGTTGAATTAGCTAATCGCTATGATGCCTATATTATAGTAGATGAGGCACATTCTACGGCATTGCATGGTGACTCTGGTTTTGGATATTGTTGTCAATTAGGTATTCAAGATAAAATATTTGCAAGGATTTATACTTTTGGTAAAGCAGTTGGAGCTCATGGTGCTGCAGTTGTGGGTAGTAAAATCTTAAGAGAGTATTTAATTAATTATAGCAGACAATTTATTTATACTACGGCCTTACCTTATTCTAACGTCAAAACGATTGAGGCCGCCTTAAATTATAGGCAGAATCATCCTGAGTTATGGGATAAACTTCAGAAAAATATTAGTTTATACCATGAAATTCTGAATCAAGATATTTCGAAACTCAATAGTAATCACCCAATACAAGGCGTAATTTTTAAAAACAATAATGATGCTATTCAATTTTCTAATTATTTAAATGAAAATGGTTTTAATGTACGCCCAATTTTAAGCCCTACTGTGGTAAAAGGAAAAGAAAGAGTTCGGATTTGTTTACATGCTTTCAATTCCGAAGATGAAGTAAGAAATTTGTGTCACCATATCAATCAATATTTTAAATGA